A genomic region of Gemmata massiliana contains the following coding sequences:
- a CDS encoding RNA polymerase sigma factor: MDAVPQGRAAPVPAAVLPDALGSWLVSCRGTLFTMLVCRGYSHASADDAVQDALVRALQWIAAGRFAAITDPLAWLRVVALNAARTNAPRRHLRPLGEGRASAARPFDAFDGADETRARLGAVRVVLDGLPAPLGAVFTYCALEGHTRRAAARHFQLPLGTIMSAVRRAQTAVHRALGEGRAGTKTE, encoded by the coding sequence ATGGATGCCGTTCCGCAAGGGCGCGCCGCGCCCGTACCCGCCGCCGTGCTCCCGGACGCGCTCGGCTCGTGGCTCGTGTCCTGCCGCGGCACCCTGTTCACGATGCTCGTCTGCCGGGGATACTCCCACGCGAGCGCCGACGACGCCGTCCAGGACGCGCTCGTTCGCGCCCTTCAGTGGATCGCGGCGGGGCGGTTCGCGGCGATCACGGACCCTCTCGCCTGGTTGCGGGTCGTGGCTCTCAACGCCGCGCGAACGAACGCCCCCCGCCGGCACTTACGGCCTCTCGGAGAAGGCCGCGCGTCGGCCGCCCGCCCGTTCGACGCGTTCGATGGCGCGGACGAGACCCGCGCCCGCCTCGGTGCGGTGAGAGTGGTACTCGACGGGTTGCCCGCACCCCTGGGCGCCGTGTTCACGTACTGCGCGCTAGAAGGGCACACCCGCCGGGCGGCCGCGCGGCACTTCCAGTTGCCCCTCGGCACGATCATGTCGGCGGTGCGCCGGGCACAGACCGCGGTCCACCGGGCACTCGGCGAGGGGCGGGCCGGGACGAAAACCGAGTAA
- a CDS encoding ParB/RepB/Spo0J family partition protein — protein sequence MTALRLITVPLTACDIAYNPRAARAPASCRSLGENIRTHGQKVPIVGFFKSDRFQVADGGCRVEGMRLVGLTEVLALDWGKEPTPADLMMAHASIDLHRQFLPPLDRARLFRSLIDARGCTAKQLARDLSVSDSLVGRYLSLLVLPTDLQERVSTGTLEFSKACVVAQEPDPARQRELATMAPDLPRDALAERARKARPANTAAPKVGRIRIELASGTAVTVSGAGLTLDDAIGATAEAHKKLKQGRDQGLTAKTISRISAERSNATS from the coding sequence ATGACCGCCCTGCGCCTCATTACCGTCCCGCTGACCGCGTGCGACATCGCGTACAACCCGCGCGCGGCCCGCGCCCCCGCGTCCTGCCGCTCACTCGGCGAGAACATCCGCACCCACGGCCAGAAGGTGCCGATCGTCGGCTTCTTCAAGAGCGACCGCTTCCAGGTCGCCGACGGCGGGTGCCGGGTCGAGGGCATGCGGCTGGTCGGGCTGACCGAGGTTCTCGCCCTCGACTGGGGCAAGGAGCCCACCCCGGCCGACCTGATGATGGCCCACGCGTCCATCGACTTACACCGGCAGTTCCTCCCGCCCCTGGACCGGGCGCGGCTGTTCCGGTCCCTGATCGACGCCCGCGGGTGTACCGCCAAACAGCTCGCCCGGGACCTGAGCGTCAGCGACAGCCTGGTCGGCCGGTACCTGTCGCTCCTCGTCCTCCCAACCGACCTCCAGGAACGGGTCAGTACCGGCACGCTGGAATTCAGCAAGGCGTGCGTGGTGGCTCAGGAACCGGACCCGGCCCGGCAGCGCGAACTGGCGACGATGGCCCCGGACCTGCCGCGGGACGCACTCGCCGAACGGGCGCGAAAGGCCCGCCCGGCGAACACCGCGGCGCCAAAAGTGGGGCGGATCCGGATCGAGTTGGCGAGCGGAACGGCCGTGACCGTTTCCGGGGCCGGACTGACCCTCGACGACGCCATCGGGGCCACGGCCGAGGCGCACAAGAAGCTCAAGCAGGGACGCGACCAGGGCCTCACCGCCAAGACGATCTCGAGAATCAGCGCCGAGCGGTCGAACGCAACGTCCTGA
- a CDS encoding type IV secretory system conjugative DNA transfer family protein — protein sequence MFAAVNRSDEAAFNVLVLAALTCAALYYLRNKRPTSTAYGSAQWASDKLLRAWAMLGPRGPVIGRTLSGTLIRVPNFCHGLLIGGTGSGKGIGVMIPNLLSRFRGSILVFDTKGDLFATTAGFRRRMGQRIVCLAPFAQGHRLNPLDTIARDSPVLIDSARALAEALIARQEATRDPHWGDKAVQVVTAVLVFVLLALRDGERTLNSVQDIASDAELLAATAGQLVEMGGLPARLGGQLKMLFEKGTLFTKEGASVMSTVTRHLSFLDSEMISRSVARSDFDVRDLLAPGTTLYLQIPPDQLIAQRGLLRCWVSTIMRVVGSAGSELNSELLCLLDEAGALAGLPAIEEALVRGRSSGVRMLLAYQSESQVRAAFQDQPTLLFDNCGTQIWLGASSFETAERISKSLGSYTRAIDGYSENSSRSHNTGGTSGGQSSAGRATNTAFHGFPLLRPEEVLTLGDEYLIAFQRGLPAPILARRIRWFEDPGFNPAAKRPRRKISTPWIIFGLCAIALGVLTVRAKVNGTGYWAPDPPARTRPEPKHVQPKPKGAEQWPK from the coding sequence ATGTTTGCAGCCGTCAACCGGAGTGACGAGGCCGCGTTCAACGTCCTCGTACTGGCCGCGCTCACCTGTGCGGCCCTGTATTACCTGCGGAACAAGCGCCCCACGAGCACCGCCTACGGGTCCGCGCAGTGGGCGAGCGATAAGCTGCTCCGCGCGTGGGCCATGCTCGGGCCGCGGGGACCCGTCATCGGGCGCACGCTGAGCGGAACGTTAATTCGCGTGCCCAATTTCTGTCACGGGCTCCTCATTGGGGGCACGGGCTCGGGCAAAGGCATCGGGGTGATGATCCCGAATTTGCTCTCCCGCTTCCGCGGTTCGATCCTCGTGTTCGACACGAAAGGCGACCTGTTCGCGACGACGGCCGGGTTCCGGCGGCGGATGGGCCAACGGATCGTCTGCTTGGCGCCGTTCGCCCAGGGGCACCGCCTGAACCCACTCGACACCATCGCGCGAGACAGCCCGGTGCTGATCGATTCGGCCCGGGCGCTCGCCGAGGCCCTGATCGCGCGACAGGAGGCCACGCGCGATCCCCACTGGGGCGACAAAGCGGTGCAAGTCGTCACCGCGGTCCTCGTCTTCGTGTTACTCGCCCTGCGCGACGGCGAACGGACCCTCAACAGCGTGCAGGACATCGCGAGCGACGCGGAGCTGCTGGCCGCAACGGCGGGCCAGCTCGTGGAGATGGGCGGGCTCCCGGCGCGGCTCGGGGGCCAGCTCAAAATGCTGTTCGAGAAGGGCACCCTGTTCACCAAGGAGGGGGCCAGCGTCATGAGCACGGTGACGCGCCACTTGTCGTTCCTGGACAGCGAAATGATTTCCCGGTCCGTGGCCCGGAGCGACTTCGACGTCCGCGATCTCCTCGCGCCCGGGACCACCTTGTACCTGCAGATCCCGCCGGACCAGCTGATCGCGCAACGGGGCCTGCTCCGGTGTTGGGTGTCGACCATCATGCGCGTGGTCGGGTCCGCGGGCTCGGAGCTGAATAGTGAGCTCCTGTGCCTGCTCGACGAGGCCGGTGCGTTGGCCGGCCTCCCGGCCATCGAAGAGGCGCTGGTCCGGGGCCGGTCCTCGGGCGTCCGGATGTTACTCGCGTACCAATCAGAATCTCAAGTGCGCGCCGCGTTCCAGGACCAACCGACCCTGCTGTTCGACAACTGTGGCACGCAGATCTGGTTGGGGGCGAGCAGCTTCGAGACCGCCGAGCGGATCAGCAAGAGCCTGGGTTCTTATACCCGGGCGATCGACGGGTACAGCGAGAACTCGAGCCGGTCGCACAACACGGGGGGCACGAGCGGGGGGCAGTCCAGCGCGGGGCGTGCGACGAATACCGCGTTTCACGGGTTCCCCCTGTTGCGCCCGGAGGAGGTCCTGACCCTCGGCGACGAGTACCTGATCGCGTTCCAGCGCGGGCTCCCCGCCCCGATCCTCGCCCGGCGGATCCGGTGGTTCGAGGACCCGGGGTTCAACCCCGCGGCGAAACGCCCGCGGCGCAAGATCTCGACCCCGTGGATCATCTTCGGGCTGTGCGCGATCGCCCTCGGCGTGTTGACGGTGCGGGCCAAAGTGAACGGGACCGGCTACTGGGCACCCGACCCGCCGGCCCGAACGCGGCCCGAACCGAAGCACGTGCAACCGAAACCGAAAGGAGCCGAGCAATGGCCAAAATAG